ATCTTTTCACTTTTCCTAAACACTAAACATGATACGCATTTTAATTATTGAAGACGAGATTGTCATTGCCCGATTCATTGAACAGCAGCTTAAGATCATTTCTCCATGTAAAGTTGAAATCGCCCTTTCTATCGAAGAGGTAGAACAACTACTTCCCGAGTTTTCCCCGCAATTGGTACTGTGCGATATTGAACTTAACGATAAGCTGGATGGTATTGAACTGATTAAATCTTTGAAAGCGTCTTATTCGTTTGAACTAATTTTTATTACATCTTATCAAACCATCAACACCATTAACAGAGCGTTTGAACTTGCTCCAGCGAATTATATCATCAAGCCTCTGGATGAAAGCAGACTATATGCAGGAGTTCTGCCGGTAATTAAAAAGATATCCGCAAACAGCGACACGAAAAATGATATTGCTGAACTCCAGAAACAGGTTAGTCAAAGCGAACTGAATATCCTCAAGCTAATTGCTAAACAAAAAACAACTAAGGAAATCGCCGATATATTGAATTTAAGTCCGTCTACAATTAAAAATCACCGACACAGCATTTGCAGAAAGTTGAATCTGGGGGAAGAGACAAATGCTTTGTTAACCTGGACATTAAAAAATCATAAATTGTTGGAGACAGGTTGAACCAATATTAAAAACTAATACAGAATAATTTAACGAATAACGTGAGTACAGAATATTTAGCATGATCCTATGCCGTTCATTGTGTACTCACGTTAAATAATTAAAGTGGATTTTTACCGAATAAGCACTCCGGCTGTTTTGACAGACTTTAATACCACTCTCCCACCATACAATACGCCATACACAATTTCTCCTTTCGGCAATGGGATCTTAAGAACCAGATTATCAACACCAGAAAGATCCAAGGGTGCCGTCAGATCATCTGCAATTGAGCTTAGCAAGAAAACCTTTTTTCCGGCCGGTATATTTTCGGCTTTGAAAAACAGATAGAGCTGAAAAATTCCAAAAACAAAACTTCCCCCTTTTGATAATAAAGAAAGAGGCCAGTCCCATTTCTTTTTCATATCCATTAAATAATCTTTATGCTTACCAGCTACCCGAAGTCCAATTCGTATTAATGCAAAGACCAATACAATCTGCAGAGTTAACCTTAGCCATGCGGGCCATTTATCTAATCTGGTTCCCATAATTGTTACACCTCCGCCAATATAGCCAACTACGGTCGTAACGTATTTTGCAGCATTACATATTTGTGCTGCCGTACCAAGCATAGAAAGCACTACCTCTGTAGAGGTTTTTACACCTTCTATAGGCGTAGCTTTTACAACGGTATCTGTAAAAGAGTTTTCTAATGCTAACCGGATTTCGGGTACTCTTTTCACTTTTTCTATCCCATAAGATATTGTTGATATCAGATTTAAACCAAAATGGGCACATCGGATAATGTCTTCATAAACACTTTCATTTGTTGTTTTAGTATCTGTTGCCATATTTTTAAATTATAGAGGAGCTTAACCTGTTTGAAAATTCTTCTTTTGAGAGTTGCGAAAATGGTGCTGTCCCATTTATCAATTTATAAGCAATCGTCATAGGAATAGCAACTAACAGACAGCTAAAATCCAGAATAGTCAACGCGTGACCATTGTTTACTTTTTTATATATTTCGGAAAGAATAGGGATTCTGATTTCCGCATTAAGAAATTCTTTTATTATCCCAATACAATCAATCAGCAAATCAAAAAGTGCTTTTACTAACTCTTCTATCAATTCAAAGGCTATCTCTACCAATACTTGTCCCATTCTTTTAATAAATTCTCCTAAAGGAAGTTCGCCTTTGAACAATTTAGCTATCAAATCCACTATCTTTTTCAGATGAGGATCTTTTGTCTGACCAGAGAAGTCTTTCAATGCTTCTGTATTTACTCCATTGGTATTCACACTTCCACTACCGAACATCACTTCTTTTTTACTGTTTACCCAATTCGGCCTGTTATCTACCGTATTCTCGGCTCCCATTTGCTGATTTGCTTTTGCCAAATCGCCCAACGATGTATTTAGCCTATCATCTTTCAATTCATCAAAACCGACTGCTTTGTCAACTTTCCTTTTCAGTTCCCTGATATTTTCAACCACCAGATTTTTCAAGCCGTCGATTTGAGGAACTACTCCATCTAAACATTTATTCACCGTCATGCTCAAAGCATCCTTAGTATCCAAGATATCTTGCCAGTCGAATAAGAAAGCCAGAAACTCTACCAGGTCCTTAAAGAATACTTTAACTTTTTCCCAAATCCTTTCTAAAAATGCAAAGGCTCCTT
This genomic interval from Pseudopedobacter saltans DSM 12145 contains the following:
- a CDS encoding response regulator transcription factor, which produces MIRILIIEDEIVIARFIEQQLKIISPCKVEIALSIEEVEQLLPEFSPQLVLCDIELNDKLDGIELIKSLKASYSFELIFITSYQTINTINRAFELAPANYIIKPLDESRLYAGVLPVIKKISANSDTKNDIAELQKQVSQSELNILKLIAKQKTTKEIADILNLSPSTIKNHRHSICRKLNLGEETNALLTWTLKNHKLLETG